One genomic segment of Intestinimonas butyriciproducens includes these proteins:
- a CDS encoding LacI family DNA-binding transcriptional regulator: MATLRELAERTGYSPATISRILTGDPALAVSEEARKRVLEEAGRLNYAATKSRRGRSPKHLLRVAVAEMLTPAQQLRDPFYLYLRGYVEQACLDQKYAFLPLTPRGEGFVSPEGMAVDGVVAIGRFTPAQAESLRSVSENVVFLNSSPDDARFDSVVLNYELGIRLALDHLLGLGHTRIGFIGPAWRLGDRKEPAPEVRRTWFLSLMEAHGLLDPELLVETPMDARSAADALRSWLADGGQLPTAFLTASEETAMGAIRALEEAGLSIPEDVSLVSFNDTPLSELVTPALTSVSTHVEEMSRTAVRLLAERARVPGRPPVRTLPVKVVVPPSLVCRESVGVPAK, translated from the coding sequence ATGGCCACACTGCGGGAGCTGGCGGAGCGCACTGGCTACTCTCCGGCGACGATCTCGCGCATCCTGACGGGGGACCCCGCGCTGGCGGTGAGCGAGGAGGCGCGGAAACGGGTGCTGGAAGAGGCGGGGCGGCTGAATTACGCCGCCACCAAGAGCCGCCGCGGACGCTCGCCCAAACATCTGCTCCGGGTGGCGGTGGCGGAGATGCTCACGCCGGCCCAACAGCTCCGGGACCCGTTTTACCTCTACCTCCGCGGCTATGTGGAGCAGGCCTGCCTGGATCAAAAATATGCGTTTCTTCCCCTGACTCCGAGAGGGGAGGGCTTTGTATCGCCGGAGGGGATGGCGGTGGACGGTGTGGTGGCCATCGGCCGTTTTACACCGGCCCAGGCGGAGTCCCTGCGGAGCGTCAGCGAAAACGTGGTGTTTCTCAACTCTTCGCCGGATGACGCCCGGTTCGACTCCGTAGTCCTCAACTATGAGCTGGGCATCCGGCTGGCCCTGGACCATCTTCTGGGCCTGGGGCACACCCGGATCGGATTTATCGGGCCGGCCTGGAGGCTGGGAGATCGAAAGGAACCAGCGCCGGAGGTCCGCAGGACGTGGTTCCTCTCCCTGATGGAGGCGCACGGCCTTCTGGACCCGGAGCTCCTGGTGGAGACGCCCATGGATGCGCGTTCCGCCGCCGACGCGCTGCGGAGCTGGCTCGCCGACGGCGGGCAGCTTCCCACAGCCTTTCTCACCGCCAGCGAGGAGACGGCCATGGGGGCGATCCGGGCGTTGGAGGAGGCGGGGCTGTCCATTCCGGAAGACGTCTCTCTGGTCTCTTTTAACGACACCCCCCTCTCCGAGCTGGTGACCCCCGCCCTCACCTCGGTCTCTACCCACGTAGAGGAGATGAGCCGCACTGCCGTCCGTCTGCTGGCGGAACGGGCCCGGGTGCCGGGGCGGCCGCCGGTCCGTACCCTTCCGGTCAAGGTGGTGGTGCCGCCCTCTCTGGTGTGCCGGGAGAGCGTGGGCGTCCCGGCGAAATAG
- a CDS encoding ABC transporter ATP-binding protein: MDIRAEQVAVRLGGRTIIENIDMEVSNRQFVGIVGPNGSGKSTFLKTIYRALKPSGGSVWLDGRPMDQVSLRESARMLGVMTQMSTLNFDFRVEEVVLMGRTPHKKLMEQDGAEDYRLAHEALEKTGMAEYADRKFNTLSGGERQRVLMARALTQQPRAMILDEPTNHLDIQYQLQLLQTVRALDIEIFAAMHDLNLALAYCDKIYVMSQGHIVASGPPVQVLTAALIRQVFHVEALITDMPQLGRKNIVFLSA; this comes from the coding sequence ATGGATATACGTGCGGAACAGGTGGCCGTCCGGCTAGGCGGCAGGACCATCATTGAAAACATCGACATGGAGGTGTCCAACCGGCAGTTCGTGGGGATCGTGGGTCCCAACGGCAGCGGGAAATCCACCTTCCTCAAGACCATTTACCGCGCGCTGAAGCCCTCGGGCGGCAGCGTGTGGCTGGACGGCAGGCCCATGGATCAGGTCTCCCTGCGGGAATCGGCCAGGATGCTGGGTGTCATGACCCAGATGAGCACACTCAACTTTGACTTCCGCGTGGAGGAGGTCGTACTGATGGGGCGCACGCCCCATAAAAAGCTCATGGAACAGGACGGAGCCGAGGATTACCGCCTGGCCCACGAAGCCCTGGAGAAAACCGGCATGGCAGAGTATGCCGACCGGAAATTCAACACGCTCTCCGGAGGTGAGCGCCAGCGGGTGCTGATGGCCCGCGCGCTCACCCAGCAGCCCAGGGCCATGATCCTGGATGAGCCCACCAACCACTTGGATATCCAGTACCAGCTCCAGCTTCTGCAGACCGTGCGCGCCCTGGACATCGAGATCTTCGCTGCCATGCACGATCTGAACCTGGCCCTCGCGTACTGCGACAAAATCTATGTCATGAGCCAGGGCCACATCGTGGCCAGCGGGCCTCCGGTCCAGGTCCTCACCGCCGCGCTCATCCGCCAGGTGTTCCATGTGGAGGCCCTGATCACCGATATGCCGCAGTTGGGGCGCAAAAACATTGTATTCCTGTCCGCATGA
- a CDS encoding zinc-ribbon domain-containing protein yields the protein MAKHTKPIKESVWAYCRRNRLESVLMQWHPVRNRDMTPDEVPAGSHRHVWWMCKQGHEWQAEVRCRTLYGNGCPFCANRAVLPGFNDLATLYPELAAEWHPTKNGALTPEQVLAGSEKRVWWQCGRGHAWQTSVSTRTRANCRCPVCAGRTVLAGENDLATLSPELAAEWHPTLNGALTPDMVTAGSNKRVWWQCRLGHVWRAVVARRSMDGAGCPYCTNRKVLAGFNDLTTVHPELVKQWHPTLNGDLTPDMVTPGTRKRAWWICPEGHVWNCAISSRTAGRRPSGCPVCAGKAKENPRYEAVLRACPEQESRRRGGSDGFDPLA from the coding sequence ATGGCAAAGCATACAAAACCTATCAAGGAGTCGGTATGGGCGTATTGCAGGCGGAATCGTCTGGAATCGGTCCTGATGCAGTGGCACCCCGTCAGGAACCGGGACATGACGCCGGACGAGGTGCCAGCGGGGAGTCACAGGCACGTTTGGTGGATGTGCAAACAGGGCCATGAATGGCAGGCGGAGGTCCGCTGCCGTACCCTCTATGGAAACGGTTGTCCCTTCTGCGCCAACCGCGCCGTACTGCCCGGCTTCAATGATCTGGCTACGCTGTACCCGGAGCTGGCGGCGGAATGGCACCCCACAAAAAACGGGGCGCTGACGCCGGAGCAGGTGTTGGCGGGCTCGGAAAAGCGGGTCTGGTGGCAGTGCGGGAGAGGACACGCCTGGCAGACTTCGGTCTCCACGCGGACCAGAGCGAACTGTCGGTGCCCGGTCTGTGCCGGGCGAACGGTGCTGGCCGGTGAGAACGATCTGGCCACGCTTTCCCCGGAACTGGCGGCGGAGTGGCATCCCACGCTAAACGGGGCGTTGACACCGGACATGGTGACGGCGGGGAGCAACAAGCGGGTGTGGTGGCAGTGCAGGCTTGGGCATGTATGGCGGGCGGTGGTCGCCCGCCGGAGCATGGATGGGGCGGGGTGCCCCTACTGTACAAACCGCAAGGTGCTGGCGGGCTTCAACGATCTGACGACAGTGCATCCGGAGCTGGTCAAGCAGTGGCATCCCACGCTGAACGGGGACCTGACGCCGGATATGGTAACGCCGGGGACGCGAAAACGAGCCTGGTGGATTTGTCCCGAGGGCCATGTGTGGAACTGCGCCATCTCCAGCCGGACGGCGGGGAGGCGGCCCAGCGGCTGCCCGGTATGCGCGGGCAAAGCAAAGGAAAACCCACGGTATGAAGCGGTTCTGCGGGCGTGTCCGGAACAGGAAAGCAGGAGGAGGGGCGGGAGCGATGGGTTTGATCCATTGGCGTGA
- a CDS encoding FAD-dependent oxidoreductase, with amino-acid sequence MGREKEQVEYKRLFSPIEINGMAVKNRIVEAPIQLAYCKDGHVNERIKQFYIERAKGGVGLIIAGGCRIDDYGYSLDMMSLRADDDIPGWRAFTDAVHGAAPDVKLAVQLYHAGRYAKQKNTGKEAWAPSAVFSNYTRETPRAMTVAEIHEVEEKWAEAAVRAKKAGFDAVEILGSAGYLICQFLSPTTNLREDEYGGSWENRCRFPLAVIRRVREAVGPDFPVTIRITGNAFIPGATDCSDAVRFAKAAEEAGVDAINVTGGWHESIVPQITGDLPRSGFSYLAAAVKAAVYIPVMASNRNNDPDVCEEVLALGRADMICLGRPLLADPEWPSKAAEGRQDEIRRCLGCNQGCLARSFFGRPVECLINARAGREYLYQTPKAPGTRKKILVVGAGPAGCEFALEADKRGHEVTIWEQSGRIGGQLHLACAPISKGEFRTLIDYYEAMLKKRAIRVELSHTAVAEEIRSGGFDEVVIAAGAVPRALPIKSTGKIPVVLSGQVLSREVMPGKNVVVIGGGAVGCEVAQYLADRGSLSAELLKFLMKERAESIETITALLNTSSRSVSIVEMAQKIGNGFDPGCAGPVLRDLKRLGVKKYTSSKVRELTDTEAVLETEGESGPAELRIPCDTVVVCVGSICNRGLYEALAGSMEHVHIIGDAEKIGKVMDAIRQAVDLAEAM; translated from the coding sequence ATGGGAAGGGAGAAAGAGCAAGTGGAGTATAAAAGGTTGTTTTCCCCAATTGAAATCAACGGGATGGCGGTAAAAAATCGGATCGTAGAGGCCCCCATCCAGTTGGCCTACTGCAAGGATGGCCATGTGAATGAGCGGATCAAGCAGTTCTACATCGAGCGGGCAAAGGGCGGAGTGGGACTGATCATTGCCGGCGGCTGCCGGATAGACGATTATGGCTACAGCCTGGATATGATGAGCCTGCGCGCCGACGACGATATCCCAGGCTGGCGAGCGTTTACCGATGCAGTCCACGGCGCTGCGCCTGATGTAAAGCTTGCGGTGCAGCTCTACCACGCCGGACGATACGCCAAGCAGAAGAATACCGGGAAAGAGGCCTGGGCCCCCTCTGCCGTATTTTCGAATTATACCAGGGAGACGCCCCGGGCCATGACCGTCGCCGAGATCCACGAGGTGGAGGAGAAGTGGGCGGAGGCGGCGGTGCGGGCCAAAAAGGCGGGCTTCGACGCAGTGGAGATACTGGGCTCGGCGGGGTACCTGATCTGCCAGTTCCTCTCGCCCACCACCAATCTTCGGGAGGACGAATACGGAGGGAGCTGGGAGAACAGGTGCCGGTTCCCTCTTGCGGTCATCAGAAGGGTAAGGGAGGCTGTAGGGCCGGACTTCCCCGTTACCATCCGTATCACCGGAAACGCTTTTATCCCGGGCGCCACCGACTGCTCCGACGCGGTACGGTTTGCCAAGGCAGCAGAGGAGGCGGGGGTAGACGCCATCAATGTGACCGGCGGCTGGCACGAATCCATTGTCCCGCAAATCACCGGGGACCTGCCGCGGTCCGGTTTCTCGTATCTGGCCGCAGCGGTGAAGGCGGCCGTATATATCCCGGTCATGGCATCCAACCGAAACAACGATCCGGATGTCTGTGAAGAGGTCCTGGCGCTGGGCCGGGCGGATATGATCTGCCTGGGGCGTCCACTGCTGGCCGATCCGGAGTGGCCCAGCAAGGCGGCGGAGGGGCGGCAGGACGAGATCAGACGCTGCCTGGGATGCAATCAGGGGTGCCTGGCCCGATCATTTTTTGGCAGGCCGGTGGAGTGCCTCATCAATGCGCGGGCCGGACGGGAGTATCTTTATCAGACTCCGAAGGCCCCGGGGACCAGAAAAAAGATCCTCGTGGTGGGAGCCGGTCCGGCGGGCTGCGAGTTTGCCCTGGAGGCGGACAAACGGGGGCACGAGGTAACGATCTGGGAGCAGAGCGGGCGGATCGGGGGGCAGCTCCACCTGGCCTGCGCACCGATATCCAAGGGCGAGTTCAGGACCCTCATCGACTACTATGAGGCCATGCTGAAAAAGCGGGCGATCCGTGTGGAGCTCAGCCATACCGCTGTGGCGGAGGAGATCAGGTCAGGCGGCTTTGATGAGGTGGTGATCGCGGCGGGCGCCGTGCCCCGCGCGCTCCCGATCAAGAGCACGGGAAAGATCCCTGTGGTACTCTCAGGACAGGTCCTGAGCCGGGAGGTCATGCCCGGCAAAAATGTGGTCGTCATCGGTGGCGGCGCCGTGGGATGCGAGGTGGCGCAGTATCTGGCGGACAGGGGCAGCCTGTCTGCGGAGCTGCTGAAGTTCCTGATGAAGGAGCGGGCGGAAAGCATCGAGACCATTACGGCCCTGCTGAACACATCCAGCCGAAGCGTCTCGATTGTAGAGATGGCGCAGAAGATCGGAAACGGCTTTGACCCCGGATGCGCAGGGCCTGTCTTGCGGGACCTGAAGCGTTTGGGCGTTAAAAAGTATACCTCTTCCAAGGTGCGGGAGCTCACCGACACGGAGGCGGTCCTTGAGACGGAGGGTGAGAGCGGGCCGGCAGAGCTGCGCATCCCCTGCGATACCGTGGTCGTCTGTGTAGGCAGCATCTGCAATCGCGGACTCTATGAGGCGCTTGCGGGCTCCATGGAGCACGTACATATCATAGGCGACGCGGAGAAGATCGGAAAGGTGATGGACGCCATCCGACAGGCGGTGGACCTGGCGGAGGCCATGTGA
- a CDS encoding fructose-1,6-bisphosphatase translates to MNSKQACAAPDLRYLQMLSRQYPTVQAASSEIINLQTILNLPKGTEHFISDVHGEYEAFLHILNSASGVVREKVDALFATSVSRAERDQLSTLIYYPSEKLSELSGQLEDRNEWYRITLHRLIDVCRLVTSKYTRSKVRKAMPKEYAYIIDELLNTNYEFHDKRDHYENIISTIIDIDRAEDFIVAVCNLIKRMVVDRLHMVGDMFDRGPRADIIMDALMDYHTVDIQWGNHDVLWMGAATGSRTLVATVLSNSIHYNNLEVIETGYGISLRPLALFANEIYKDCDCSCFAAKFAGDDAEQYTEKDKALAARMHKAITVILFKLEGQKILRNPGFGMDDRLLLDKIDYAHKCITIGDVKYDLADTDFPTVDREHPYELSPEEDEVIGQLTESFQRSEKLQKHVRFLYSKGGLYKVFNGNLLLHGCIPLTPDGQIMKFSVVGCKDLGGRAFLDHAEKVARQGYYAKPGSPERLAGMDFLWFLWCGRNSPLFGRDRMTTFERRLIKDESSWTEPKNAYYTYYHDPAVCDALLAEFGLAGPHCHIINGHIPVKSKKGESPFKAGGKLIVIDGGFCRAYQPTTGIAGYTLIYNSNCYRIVSHQPFSGKGKAIRENQDIASSSMIFERMESTVKISQTDIGSELQGQVDDLKALLRAYKMGEVKEDHKG, encoded by the coding sequence ATGAATTCCAAACAAGCCTGCGCCGCCCCAGATCTGCGCTATCTGCAAATGCTCTCCCGCCAGTACCCCACGGTACAAGCGGCCAGCAGCGAGATCATCAACCTCCAGACCATCCTGAACCTGCCCAAGGGTACCGAGCACTTTATTTCCGACGTTCACGGAGAATATGAGGCCTTCCTCCATATTCTCAACTCCGCCTCGGGCGTGGTGCGGGAAAAGGTGGACGCGCTCTTTGCCACCAGTGTTTCCAGGGCGGAGCGCGATCAGCTCTCCACACTCATTTACTATCCGTCGGAAAAGCTCTCCGAACTCTCCGGACAGCTCGAGGACAGGAACGAGTGGTACCGGATCACCCTTCACCGCCTTATTGACGTCTGCCGTCTGGTCACCTCCAAATATACCCGCTCCAAGGTCCGTAAGGCCATGCCCAAGGAGTATGCTTACATCATCGACGAACTGCTCAACACCAATTACGAGTTTCACGACAAGCGGGACCACTACGAAAACATCATCTCCACCATCATCGACATCGATCGGGCGGAGGACTTTATCGTGGCCGTGTGCAATCTCATCAAGCGCATGGTGGTGGACCGGCTCCACATGGTGGGCGATATGTTCGACCGCGGACCCCGGGCGGACATCATTATGGACGCCCTCATGGATTACCACACCGTGGACATCCAGTGGGGCAACCACGATGTGCTGTGGATGGGAGCCGCCACCGGGAGCCGCACACTGGTGGCCACCGTACTCTCCAACTCCATCCACTACAACAATCTGGAGGTCATCGAGACCGGTTACGGCATTTCTCTGCGGCCTCTGGCCCTTTTTGCCAATGAGATCTACAAGGATTGCGACTGCTCCTGCTTTGCCGCCAAATTCGCCGGAGACGACGCCGAGCAGTACACAGAGAAGGACAAAGCGCTGGCCGCCAGGATGCACAAGGCCATTACGGTCATTCTCTTCAAGCTGGAGGGGCAGAAGATCCTGCGCAATCCCGGCTTCGGCATGGATGACCGGCTGCTGCTGGACAAGATCGACTATGCGCACAAATGCATCACCATTGGGGACGTCAAATATGACTTGGCCGACACCGATTTCCCCACCGTGGACCGGGAACACCCCTACGAGCTCTCTCCCGAGGAGGACGAGGTCATCGGCCAGCTCACCGAGTCCTTCCAGCGCAGCGAGAAGCTGCAAAAACATGTCCGCTTTCTCTATTCCAAGGGCGGGCTATACAAGGTATTCAACGGGAATCTGCTGCTTCACGGCTGCATCCCCCTCACCCCTGACGGCCAGATCATGAAATTCAGCGTGGTGGGCTGCAAGGATCTTGGCGGGCGCGCGTTCCTGGACCATGCGGAAAAGGTGGCCCGACAGGGCTATTACGCCAAGCCCGGCTCCCCGGAGCGCCTTGCGGGCATGGATTTCCTGTGGTTCCTCTGGTGCGGGCGCAATTCTCCGCTCTTTGGCCGGGACCGCATGACCACCTTCGAACGGCGGCTGATCAAGGACGAGTCCTCCTGGACCGAGCCTAAGAACGCCTATTACACCTACTATCATGATCCTGCGGTGTGCGACGCTCTCCTCGCCGAATTCGGCCTGGCGGGTCCCCACTGCCACATCATCAACGGGCATATTCCGGTCAAGTCCAAAAAGGGGGAGAGCCCGTTCAAGGCCGGGGGCAAGCTCATTGTCATTGACGGCGGCTTCTGCCGGGCCTACCAGCCCACCACCGGCATCGCGGGCTATACCCTCATATACAACTCCAACTGCTACCGCATCGTCTCCCACCAGCCCTTTTCCGGCAAGGGAAAGGCCATCCGCGAGAATCAGGATATCGCCTCCTCCTCCATGATCTTCGAGCGGATGGAGTCCACCGTGAAGATCTCACAGACCGATATCGGCAGTGAGCTCCAGGGACAGGTGGACGACCTGAAGGCCCTCCTCCGAGCCTACAAGATGGGCGAGGTGAAGGAGGACCACAAGGGCTGA
- a CDS encoding ABC transporter substrate-binding protein: MKTTSRLLGLCLSLSMLFALPACSGGQSASSAPAETTPAPTESSAAEESHYPVTVTTYNQNGEEAEQTFTKCPERVVSISQANTEMLVSLGLSDLIVATAHRTSTPWPETAAEYESLNFLAMDDYPSKEVVLSLEPDLIVGWGSLFADDALGATSDWNDRGINTYLMKNTVSGLGKRNFEFLIQDIENFGKIFDIEEKTDALVADIRSRLAAVEARTADIPEDERPTVLTVQMLKDNEWFARAATDLTANIIELAGGKCLDEEYGYASMEVLIDKNPDAILVIDRETKPAADTIQGLLDNPALQEVTAIKNQNFYTITHVSFYCGSMQTIEDIEGLSEMLHK; this comes from the coding sequence ATGAAAACCACCTCCAGGCTCTTGGGACTGTGTCTGTCCCTGTCCATGCTCTTCGCCCTTCCGGCCTGCTCCGGAGGGCAATCCGCCTCTTCCGCTCCGGCGGAGACCACCCCCGCCCCGACCGAGTCCTCCGCCGCAGAGGAGAGTCATTATCCCGTCACGGTCACCACCTACAACCAGAACGGCGAAGAGGCGGAACAGACCTTTACCAAATGTCCCGAGCGGGTGGTGAGCATTTCGCAGGCCAACACGGAAATGCTGGTCAGCCTCGGGCTTTCCGATCTCATTGTGGCCACCGCCCACCGCACCAGTACCCCTTGGCCCGAGACTGCCGCGGAATATGAGTCCCTCAATTTCCTGGCGATGGACGACTATCCCTCCAAGGAGGTCGTGCTCTCTCTGGAGCCCGACCTCATCGTGGGCTGGGGCTCCCTCTTCGCCGACGACGCGCTGGGCGCCACCTCCGACTGGAATGACCGCGGCATCAACACCTATCTGATGAAAAACACGGTCTCCGGTCTGGGTAAGCGGAACTTTGAATTTCTGATCCAGGATATTGAGAACTTCGGCAAGATCTTTGACATCGAGGAAAAAACAGACGCACTGGTGGCCGATATCCGCTCCCGGCTGGCCGCGGTGGAGGCGCGCACGGCCGATATTCCTGAGGATGAGCGGCCCACCGTGCTCACCGTACAGATGCTCAAGGACAATGAGTGGTTTGCCCGGGCCGCTACCGACCTCACCGCCAATATCATCGAACTGGCCGGCGGCAAGTGCTTGGACGAGGAGTACGGCTATGCCAGCATGGAGGTCCTAATCGACAAGAACCCGGACGCCATCCTGGTCATCGACCGCGAGACCAAGCCCGCCGCCGACACCATTCAGGGCCTGCTGGACAATCCCGCCCTACAGGAAGTCACCGCCATCAAGAACCAGAATTTCTATACCATCACCCATGTCTCCTTCTACTGCGGCAGCATGCAGACTATCGAGGATATCGAGGGTCTCTCCGAGATGCTCCACAAGTGA
- the galE gene encoding UDP-glucose 4-epimerase GalE: MAILVLGGAGYIGSHTVYELIDAGRDVVVADNLQTGFRQAVHPKARFYQADIRDRAAMDRIFEEEQIEGVVHFAASSQVGESMTDPLKYYDNNLCGTTVLLSSMVAHGVDKIVFSSTAATYGEPKRVPILETDPTSPTNCYGETKLAMERMMGWVSRAHGLKYVALRYFNACGAHPSGAIGEGHNPETHLVPIILQVPNGQREYVSIFGEDYPTKDGTCVRDYIHVTDLAQAHVLALDHLLRGGESDVFNLGNGVGFTVKEVIDAARAVTGHPIPAQVSPRRAGDPAQLVASSERAKAVLGWAPRYDELEIILSTAWSWHRSHPNGYEEEKA; this comes from the coding sequence ATGGCAATTTTGGTATTGGGCGGGGCCGGATATATCGGCTCTCACACCGTGTATGAGCTCATCGACGCGGGCCGGGACGTAGTGGTGGCGGACAACCTCCAGACCGGCTTCCGGCAGGCGGTCCATCCCAAGGCCCGCTTCTATCAGGCGGACATCCGGGACAGGGCGGCCATGGACCGGATTTTTGAGGAGGAGCAGATCGAGGGCGTGGTCCACTTCGCCGCATCCTCCCAGGTTGGGGAGAGCATGACGGATCCCCTGAAGTATTATGACAATAACCTCTGCGGCACCACGGTGCTGCTATCGTCCATGGTGGCCCACGGAGTGGACAAGATCGTGTTTTCCTCCACTGCGGCCACCTACGGCGAGCCGAAACGGGTGCCCATTCTGGAGACGGACCCGACTTCGCCCACCAACTGCTACGGAGAGACCAAGCTGGCCATGGAGCGCATGATGGGTTGGGTATCCCGCGCCCATGGGCTCAAATATGTGGCTCTGCGGTATTTCAACGCCTGCGGCGCCCATCCCTCTGGGGCCATTGGCGAGGGCCACAACCCGGAGACACATCTGGTGCCCATCATCCTCCAGGTGCCCAACGGGCAGCGGGAATATGTGTCCATTTTCGGCGAGGATTATCCCACAAAGGACGGCACCTGTGTGCGGGATTACATCCACGTCACCGACCTGGCCCAGGCGCATGTCCTGGCGCTGGATCATCTGCTCCGGGGGGGAGAGAGCGATGTGTTCAATCTGGGCAATGGTGTCGGCTTTACGGTGAAGGAGGTCATCGACGCCGCGCGTGCCGTGACCGGGCATCCGATCCCGGCACAGGTCTCTCCCCGGCGGGCCGGGGACCCGGCACAACTGGTGGCGTCCTCCGAGAGGGCAAAGGCGGTATTGGGCTGGGCTCCCCGATATGACGAGCTGGAGATCATCCTCTCTACGGCCTGGAGCTGGCACAGGAGCCATCCCAACGGATATGAGGAGGAGAAGGCATGA
- the galT gene encoding UDP-glucose--hexose-1-phosphate uridylyltransferase, whose protein sequence is MIDEAVDKLACYAQRTGLVDPCERIWAVNAILEALKLDSYTQPTGSPEGEIDLPAVLEELMDDAHARGVLPEDSVVYRDLFDTMLMGRLTPRPAQVIERFRALYAESPERATDWYYRFSQDTNYIRRDRIAKDVKWVAPTEYGELDITINLSKPEKDPKAIAAARNLPASAYPRCQLCAENEGYAGRVNHPARGNHRMIPITINGSPWFLQYSPYVYYNEHCICLNREHVPMRIDRACFAKLLDFVRQFPHYFVGSNADLPIVGGSILAHDHFQGGHYTFAMEKAPVETQVCIRGYEDVETGIVKWPMSVLRLSHEDPARLVDVADRILKSWRVYSDEAVFLFAETEAEPHNTITPIARRRGSRYELDLVLRNNITTPEHPLGVYHPHAELHHIKKENIGLIEVMGLAVLPARLKEELSVLAEALAEGADLRADARTAKHADWAEAFRGKYDITAENALDIVKKETGLVFAQVLEHAGVYKRTAEGRAAFLRFVEQI, encoded by the coding sequence ATGATCGACGAGGCGGTAGATAAGCTGGCATGCTATGCCCAGCGGACCGGCCTGGTGGACCCCTGCGAGCGCATATGGGCGGTAAACGCCATCCTGGAGGCACTGAAGCTGGACAGCTACACCCAGCCCACGGGGTCCCCGGAGGGGGAGATCGACCTTCCGGCTGTGCTGGAAGAGCTGATGGATGACGCCCACGCCCGCGGGGTGCTCCCGGAGGACTCGGTGGTGTACCGGGATCTTTTCGACACCATGCTGATGGGACGGCTCACCCCCCGGCCCGCGCAGGTCATTGAGCGGTTCCGGGCGCTCTACGCAGAAAGCCCGGAGCGTGCCACCGACTGGTATTACCGGTTCAGCCAGGATACCAACTATATCCGCAGGGATCGGATCGCAAAGGATGTGAAGTGGGTCGCCCCGACAGAGTACGGCGAGCTGGATATCACCATCAATCTCTCCAAGCCGGAGAAGGACCCCAAGGCCATCGCCGCTGCCCGGAATTTACCGGCCTCGGCCTATCCGCGGTGCCAGCTCTGCGCCGAGAATGAGGGCTATGCGGGACGGGTCAACCACCCCGCCCGCGGCAACCACCGCATGATTCCCATTACCATCAACGGCAGTCCCTGGTTCTTGCAGTACTCCCCCTATGTCTACTACAATGAGCACTGCATCTGCCTCAACAGGGAGCATGTGCCGATGCGGATCGACCGGGCCTGTTTTGCCAAGCTGCTGGACTTTGTGAGGCAGTTCCCCCATTATTTTGTGGGCTCCAACGCCGATCTGCCCATCGTGGGGGGATCGATTCTGGCCCACGACCACTTCCAGGGCGGACACTATACCTTCGCCATGGAGAAAGCGCCGGTGGAGACCCAGGTATGCATCCGCGGCTATGAGGATGTGGAGACGGGAATCGTCAAGTGGCCGATGTCCGTGCTGCGCCTCTCCCACGAGGACCCTGCGCGGCTGGTGGACGTGGCCGACCGGATTTTGAAGTCCTGGAGGGTGTACAGCGACGAAGCCGTGTTCCTCTTTGCGGAGACGGAAGCCGAGCCCCATAATACCATCACGCCCATCGCCCGGCGGCGGGGAAGCCGGTATGAACTGGACCTGGTGCTGAGGAACAATATCACTACTCCGGAGCACCCCCTGGGCGTGTACCACCCTCACGCGGAGCTCCACCACATCAAAAAGGAGAACATCGGCCTGATCGAGGTCATGGGTCTGGCGGTGCTGCCCGCCCGGCTGAAGGAGGAGCTCTCTGTGCTGGCGGAGGCTCTGGCGGAAGGGGCGGACCTCCGGGCCGATGCGCGCACCGCCAAGCACGCGGACTGGGCCGAGGCGTTCCGCGGCAAGTATGATATCACGGCTGAGAATGCCCTGGACATTGTGAAGAAGGAGACCGGCCTGGTGTTCGCTCAGGTGCTGGAACACGCGGGGGTGTACAAGCGCACGGCGGAGGGCCGGGCGGCATTCCTGCGGTTTGTGGAGCAGATATAA